The Dokdonella koreensis DS-123 genome has a segment encoding these proteins:
- a CDS encoding WD40/YVTN/BNR-like repeat-containing protein, with protein MIERAAGWLARIAPWSIIGGLAYAAAFVQVQTESKPMAQPLVESRDLFFGGTALGERAWIVGQHGAVLSGDRAAGTWQRRQLEPAVNLQAIAAAPGGRVVAVGNGGRLWTGDGDGTWSPQTLPVSAVGGKLLDAAFVGGHFWVVGEMGALFRGDADGAQWTRMREEDDVAFNAVREGPGASIWVAAEFGRLLSSHDGGETWQVAELGEESLRALAFHGQDGVAVGNRGLAFATTDGGLHWQRLAAFTTEHLYDVAVRERRWLAIGDRGAAFTSSSGLRDWQPLAAAGLGRSYYSHLFELANGDTVLVGRSIGLLTPDGRYRPWPEESAR; from the coding sequence ATGATTGAACGGGCAGCCGGCTGGCTGGCACGCATCGCACCCTGGTCGATCATCGGCGGTCTGGCCTACGCCGCGGCGTTCGTCCAGGTCCAGACCGAATCCAAGCCGATGGCGCAGCCCCTGGTCGAGAGTCGCGACCTGTTCTTCGGCGGTACGGCGCTCGGAGAGCGCGCATGGATCGTCGGCCAGCACGGCGCGGTCCTGTCCGGCGATCGCGCCGCGGGCACCTGGCAGCGCCGGCAGCTCGAACCGGCGGTCAACCTGCAGGCGATCGCCGCTGCGCCCGGCGGCCGCGTGGTCGCGGTCGGCAACGGCGGGCGCCTGTGGACCGGTGACGGCGACGGCACCTGGTCGCCGCAGACGCTCCCGGTCTCGGCGGTCGGCGGCAAGCTGCTCGATGCCGCCTTCGTCGGCGGGCACTTCTGGGTCGTCGGCGAGATGGGCGCCTTGTTCCGCGGCGACGCCGACGGCGCGCAGTGGACGCGGATGCGCGAAGAGGACGACGTCGCGTTCAACGCCGTCCGCGAAGGCCCCGGCGCGTCGATCTGGGTGGCCGCCGAGTTCGGCCGCCTGCTGAGCAGCCACGACGGTGGCGAGACCTGGCAGGTCGCCGAGCTGGGCGAGGAGAGCCTGCGCGCACTGGCGTTCCACGGCCAGGACGGCGTGGCCGTCGGCAACCGCGGGCTGGCCTTCGCGACCACCGACGGCGGACTGCACTGGCAGCGCCTGGCGGCGTTCACCACCGAGCACCTCTACGACGTGGCGGTGCGCGAGCGCCGCTGGCTGGCGATCGGCGATCGCGGCGCCGCGTTCACCTCATCGTCCGGCCTTCGCGACTGGCAGCCGCTGGCCGCCGCGGGCCTCGGACGCAGCTACTACAGCCATCTGTTCGAACTGGCGAACGGCGACACCGTGCTGGTCGGACGCTCGATCGGCCTGTTGACGCCGGACGGCCGCTACCGGCCGTGGCCGGAGGAATCCGCTCGATGA
- a CDS encoding hydroxymethylglutaryl-CoA lyase: MTAPERVLVNEVGPRDGLQSLARVIPVEQRLALIEGLVAAGIASIEAGSFVSPKAVPQMAGSDRLFALLPHKDAIRYSALVPNLRGYELARAAGAGVVSVVLSATETMNRRNINSGLDETTAVCADLMQRAAADGVEGQAYVAVAFECPFEGPTPPATVERLVERMIGAGARKVIVADTIGAADPARVRDLMTRLAGRHGAGVFACHFHDTRGMALANVLAALECGVREFDSAIGGLGGCPFSPGASGNVATEDVVLMLQSMGFRTGIDLAALTDAVRQAGAIVDAALGGHAFRWLDRTHRRHAEVRHD; encoded by the coding sequence ATGACCGCACCGGAGCGTGTCCTCGTCAACGAGGTCGGTCCGCGCGACGGCCTGCAGAGCCTGGCACGCGTGATTCCGGTCGAGCAGCGCCTGGCACTGATCGAGGGGCTGGTTGCTGCCGGCATTGCCAGCATCGAGGCCGGCAGCTTCGTCTCGCCCAAGGCGGTGCCGCAGATGGCCGGCAGCGACCGGCTGTTCGCGCTGCTGCCGCACAAGGACGCGATCCGCTACTCGGCCCTCGTACCCAACCTGCGCGGCTACGAACTGGCGCGCGCCGCGGGCGCCGGCGTCGTCTCCGTCGTGCTGTCGGCGACCGAGACGATGAACCGGCGCAACATCAACAGCGGCCTGGACGAGACCACGGCCGTCTGCGCGGACCTGATGCAGCGTGCGGCGGCCGACGGCGTGGAAGGCCAGGCCTATGTCGCCGTCGCGTTCGAATGCCCGTTCGAGGGGCCCACGCCGCCGGCGACGGTCGAGCGGCTGGTCGAGCGGATGATCGGGGCCGGCGCCCGCAAGGTGATCGTCGCCGACACGATCGGCGCCGCCGATCCGGCACGGGTACGCGACCTGATGACGCGACTGGCCGGCCGCCACGGCGCCGGCGTGTTCGCCTGCCATTTCCACGACACGCGCGGCATGGCGCTGGCCAACGTGCTGGCCGCCCTGGAGTGCGGCGTGCGCGAGTTCGACAGCGCGATCGGCGGCCTCGGCGGCTGCCCGTTCTCGCCCGGTGCCAGCGGCAACGTGGCCACCGAGGACGTGGTGCTGATGCTGCAGTCGATGGGCTTCCGGACCGGCATCGACCTGGCCGCGCTGACCGATGCGGTCCGGCAGGCCGGCGCGATCGTGGACGCCGCACTCGGCGGCCACGCGTTCCGCTGGCTCGATCGCACCCATCGCCGCCACGCGGAGGTTCGTCATGATTGA
- a CDS encoding CaiB/BaiF CoA transferase family protein, whose product MSEALAGIRVLDLTHMLSGPYAGMILADLGAQTIKVEPLHGEGTRNLLVSDPKYSRDGMGAYFITLNRSKKSVCIDLKRPEGVAVFHDLVRVSDVVIDNFSAGVMKKLGLDHAQLSGINERIITCSVSGFGQDGPNYLRPAFDQVVQGIGGGMSITGEDAGRPMRSGIPIGDLGGGMFAVMGVLAALQARHRHGRGQHVDISMLDCQVSMLNYMATMHLMSGEDPEPLGNGHFVHVPYNTYRTSDGFIIVAVIFDSFWTSLVELLDVAEFRDPRYAGQPGRLADKALIDAKLNEVFSTQTTAHWVEQLTRVRVPCAPVNRFSEALSDPQIRHRDMVVTIPSATGGVEAPGNPIKLSVDGGDRFGPPPQLGEHTAEVLGGLLGYGADQLERLRADGVVA is encoded by the coding sequence ATGAGCGAGGCGCTAGCGGGCATCCGCGTACTGGACCTGACCCACATGCTGTCGGGTCCCTACGCGGGCATGATCCTGGCCGACCTGGGGGCGCAGACCATCAAGGTCGAGCCCCTCCACGGCGAAGGGACGCGCAATCTCCTGGTCTCCGATCCGAAGTATTCCCGCGACGGCATGGGCGCGTACTTCATCACGCTCAACCGCAGCAAGAAGAGCGTCTGCATCGACCTGAAACGGCCCGAGGGCGTGGCGGTGTTCCACGACCTGGTCCGCGTCTCGGACGTGGTCATCGACAATTTCAGTGCCGGCGTGATGAAGAAGCTCGGCCTGGACCACGCGCAGCTGAGCGGCATCAACGAGCGAATCATCACCTGCTCGGTCTCCGGCTTCGGCCAGGACGGCCCCAACTACCTGCGCCCGGCGTTCGACCAGGTGGTGCAGGGCATCGGCGGCGGCATGTCGATCACCGGCGAGGACGCCGGCCGGCCGATGCGCTCGGGCATCCCGATCGGCGACCTCGGCGGCGGCATGTTCGCGGTGATGGGCGTGCTCGCCGCGCTGCAGGCCCGCCATCGCCACGGCCGCGGCCAGCACGTGGACATCAGCATGCTCGACTGCCAGGTCAGCATGCTCAACTACATGGCCACGATGCACCTGATGAGCGGCGAGGACCCCGAGCCGCTCGGCAACGGCCATTTCGTGCACGTGCCGTACAACACCTACCGCACGTCGGACGGCTTCATCATCGTCGCGGTCATCTTCGACAGCTTCTGGACCAGCCTGGTCGAGCTGCTGGACGTGGCCGAGTTCCGCGATCCGCGCTACGCCGGCCAGCCAGGGCGGCTGGCCGACAAGGCGCTGATCGACGCGAAGCTCAACGAGGTCTTCTCGACGCAGACCACTGCGCACTGGGTGGAGCAGCTCACCCGCGTCCGCGTGCCGTGCGCGCCGGTCAACCGGTTCAGCGAGGCGCTGTCGGACCCGCAGATCCGCCACCGCGACATGGTCGTGACGATTCCGTCGGCCACCGGCGGCGTCGAGGCACCGGGCAATCCGATCAAGCTGTCGGTCGACGGCGGCGATCGCTTCGGTCCGCCGCCGCAGCTCGGCGAGCACACCGCCGAGGTACTGGGCGGACTACTCGGCTACGGCGCCGACCAGCTCGAGCGCCTGCGCGCGGACGGGGTGGTGGCATGA
- a CDS encoding nuclear transport factor 2 family protein, producing MSKLSRQQLIDLAVNDYFGNVDKKNMDAVLATCHADCAVTIQTDHLTHSGIDGIRRMFENLFAGFEEIWHGDFEVTADPENQTVSARFNVRLKDAQGRETRLSNCNFWYVEDGKFRRYYVFMSGENVLR from the coding sequence ATGTCCAAGCTGAGCCGCCAGCAACTGATCGACCTGGCCGTCAACGACTACTTCGGCAACGTCGACAAGAAGAACATGGACGCGGTGCTGGCCACCTGCCATGCCGACTGCGCCGTCACGATCCAGACCGACCACCTGACCCACAGCGGCATCGACGGCATCCGCCGGATGTTCGAGAACCTGTTCGCCGGCTTCGAGGAGATCTGGCACGGCGACTTCGAGGTCACCGCCGATCCCGAGAACCAGACCGTCTCGGCCCGCTTCAACGTGCGCCTGAAGGACGCGCAGGGCCGCGAGACGCGCCTGAGCAACTGCAACTTCTGGTACGTCGAGGACGGCAAGTTCCGTCGCTACTACGTGTTCATGAGCGGCGAGAACGTCCTGCGCTGA
- a CDS encoding aspartate/glutamate racemase family protein, which translates to MTARIKIIIPIPMGPEGVAGRAAQLPASLVLPGFEPQFVAVAKGAALGDSAYDTLLMDFSVAQAGLDAEQAGYAAVCIDTVSDSGLAALRSRLSIPVVAPGQAAFHMACMLGKKFSVLTMWDEWFPLYEKTLTEYALWPRVASLRSIKTRPDLEELLAGKEEVVFKKLEHEAMRAIEEDGADVIVLGSTTMHQSHAYLAERLPVPVINPGQVAYKLCEMLLTLGLTHSKKAYPPPQVPNDAVYHGFAR; encoded by the coding sequence GTGACTGCGCGCATCAAGATCATCATCCCGATTCCGATGGGGCCCGAGGGTGTCGCCGGCCGCGCCGCCCAGTTGCCGGCGAGCCTGGTGCTGCCGGGTTTCGAGCCGCAGTTCGTGGCGGTCGCCAAGGGCGCCGCGCTGGGCGACAGCGCCTACGACACGCTGCTGATGGATTTCTCGGTGGCGCAGGCCGGGCTCGACGCCGAGCAGGCAGGCTACGCCGCGGTCTGCATCGACACGGTCAGCGATTCGGGCCTGGCGGCGCTGCGCTCCCGGCTGTCGATCCCGGTGGTGGCGCCGGGGCAGGCCGCGTTCCACATGGCCTGCATGCTCGGCAAGAAGTTCAGCGTGCTGACCATGTGGGACGAGTGGTTCCCGCTGTACGAGAAGACGCTGACCGAATACGCCCTGTGGCCGCGGGTCGCCTCGCTGCGCTCGATCAAGACGCGGCCGGACCTGGAAGAGCTGCTGGCCGGCAAGGAAGAGGTCGTGTTCAAGAAGCTCGAACACGAGGCGATGCGGGCGATCGAGGAGGACGGTGCCGACGTCATCGTGCTCGGTTCCACCACGATGCACCAGTCGCACGCCTACCTCGCCGAGCGCCTGCCGGTGCCGGTCATCAACCCGGGCCAGGTCGCCTACAAGCTGTGCGAGATGCTGCTGACCCTGGGCCTGACGCACAGCAAGAAGGCCTATCCCCCGCCGCAAGTCCCCAACGACGCCGTGTACCACGGCTTCGCGCGCTGA
- a CDS encoding DUF6766 family protein — MTSHVSFWRANGLSLVLGAFFVVFLLGQFASGFLAWNAQLQQAGQAPVGLAAYAHSGHFIAATFENWESEFLQMGAYVLLTVWLRQRGSAESRPLDEAEDARRVDAGPRPWPVRRGGLWRRLYATSLSLALFVLFAASFAGHLYGSWRHAVDERALQGQPPITLPAHLGSAEFWFESFQNWQSEFLAVLALVLLSIVLRQDTSPESKPLEAPHAQTGD; from the coding sequence ATGACGTCGCATGTCTCGTTCTGGCGAGCCAACGGCCTTTCCCTGGTACTGGGGGCGTTCTTCGTGGTGTTCCTGCTGGGGCAGTTCGCCAGCGGCTTCCTGGCCTGGAACGCACAGCTGCAGCAGGCCGGCCAGGCGCCGGTCGGGCTGGCGGCCTACGCACACAGCGGCCATTTCATCGCGGCGACGTTCGAGAACTGGGAGAGCGAGTTCCTGCAGATGGGCGCCTACGTGCTGTTGACGGTCTGGCTGCGCCAGCGCGGATCGGCCGAGTCGCGTCCGCTGGACGAGGCCGAGGACGCGCGGAGGGTGGACGCCGGCCCGCGCCCGTGGCCGGTACGGCGCGGCGGACTGTGGCGGCGGCTCTATGCCACCTCGCTGTCGCTGGCGCTGTTCGTATTGTTCGCCGCCTCGTTCGCGGGCCACCTCTACGGCAGCTGGCGCCACGCCGTGGACGAGCGTGCATTGCAGGGACAGCCGCCGATCACGCTGCCGGCGCACCTGGGCAGCGCCGAGTTCTGGTTCGAGTCGTTCCAGAACTGGCAGAGCGAGTTCCTGGCGGTACTGGCGCTGGTGCTGCTGTCGATCGTGCTGCGCCAGGACACGTCGCCCGAATCCAAGCCGCTGGAAGCGCCGCACGCCCAGACCGGGGACTGA
- a CDS encoding choice-of-anchor Q domain-containing protein produces MPLPAHLKPILAALISPAAQAAVFCVGSPAELDAALTVARANGEADDVRVVAGTYALAAPLVYSTHQAFALTLSGRWNAGCTAQAGPSSILDGQGQHRILYAFSDATGDLAITDLVFSNGRNTGAIAGGGLSIETSSRRVQVERNLFHGNQDTGSAGAARIAISTSDFVLVLRNNLVLGNRAPEGGGIVLNVSTGPSAFVTGNTILANTATLPGALCGGLCVGGVADFSISNNILWGNAGGDLHLGNIGSARLSSNDIGSLTGQPPAPGSGGNLSVPPGFEPGLLSTRLAPDSPLVNRGDPQAAGGLGALDAAQAPRLQGRSVDIGAFETDVLLRVPFEATPDP; encoded by the coding sequence ATGCCACTGCCCGCCCACCTCAAGCCGATCCTGGCCGCCTTGATTTCGCCCGCGGCGCAGGCCGCCGTCTTCTGCGTCGGCAGCCCGGCAGAGCTCGACGCAGCCTTGACCGTCGCGCGCGCCAACGGCGAGGCCGATGACGTGCGCGTGGTGGCCGGCACCTACGCGCTGGCCGCGCCGCTGGTCTATTCGACCCACCAGGCCTTCGCCTTGACGCTGTCGGGGCGCTGGAACGCCGGCTGCACCGCCCAGGCCGGCCCGAGCTCGATCCTCGACGGACAGGGCCAGCACCGCATCCTGTATGCGTTCTCGGATGCGACCGGCGACCTGGCGATCACCGACCTGGTCTTCAGCAACGGCCGCAACACCGGCGCGATCGCCGGCGGCGGCTTGTCGATCGAGACCAGCAGCCGCCGCGTGCAGGTCGAGCGGAACCTGTTCCACGGCAACCAGGACACCGGCAGCGCCGGCGCCGCGCGCATCGCGATCAGCACCTCGGACTTCGTGCTGGTACTGCGCAACAACCTCGTGCTCGGCAATCGCGCGCCGGAAGGCGGCGGCATCGTGCTGAACGTCAGCACCGGTCCGTCGGCGTTCGTCACCGGCAATACGATCCTCGCCAATACCGCCACGCTGCCCGGCGCGCTCTGCGGCGGCCTGTGCGTCGGCGGCGTGGCCGACTTCAGCATCAGCAACAACATCCTCTGGGGCAATGCCGGCGGGGACCTGCACCTGGGCAACATCGGCAGCGCGCGCCTGAGCAGCAACGACATCGGATCGCTGACCGGCCAGCCGCCCGCGCCCGGCAGTGGCGGCAACCTGTCGGTCCCGCCCGGCTTCGAGCCGGGGCTGCTCAGCACGCGGCTGGCGCCGGACTCGCCGCTGGTCAACCGCGGCGACCCGCAGGCCGCGGGCGGCCTCGGCGCGCTCGACGCGGCGCAGGCGCCGCGCCTGCAGGGCCGCAGCGTGGACATCGGCGCGTTCGAGACCGACGTGCTGCTGCGCGTACCGTTCGAGGCCACGCCGGACCCCTAG